The Klebsiella sp. RHBSTW-00484 genome includes a window with the following:
- a CDS encoding MFS transporter: MSRMDTVVCTDARKTKYRFVVLTMIFLVYAINYADRTNIGAVLPFIIDEFHINNFEAGAIASMFFLGYAVSQIPAGFFIAKRGTRGLVSLSIFGFSAFTWLMGTVSSVFGLKMVRLGLGLSEGPCPVGLASTINNWFPPKEKATATGVYIAATMFAPIIVPPLAVWIAVTWGWRWVFFSFAIPGIFAAIAWYLLVKSKPSESGFVSQSELDEINAGRDENKSAERENILIADKFTWLDKIIRVKKMAPIDTAKGLFTSKNILGDCLAYFMMVSVLYGLLTWIPLYLVKERGFDVMSMGFVASMPCIGGFIGAIGGGWFSDKVLGRRRKPTMMFTAISTVVMMLIMLNIPASTWAVCVGLFFVGLCLNIGWPAFTAYGMAVSDTKTYPIASSIINSGGNLGGFVAPMAAGFLLDQTGSFNSVFTYFGICAAIGLVVILFLDEPQ, translated from the coding sequence ATGTCACGTATGGATACTGTAGTCTGTACTGACGCCAGGAAAACAAAATATCGGTTCGTGGTTTTAACGATGATTTTCCTGGTGTATGCAATAAATTATGCCGACAGAACGAATATCGGTGCGGTGCTGCCGTTCATCATTGATGAGTTTCATATCAACAACTTTGAAGCCGGGGCCATCGCCAGTATGTTTTTCCTTGGCTACGCGGTAAGTCAGATCCCGGCGGGTTTCTTTATCGCGAAGCGCGGCACACGGGGGCTAGTTTCGCTGTCAATTTTCGGCTTTTCCGCTTTTACCTGGCTGATGGGCACGGTGAGTTCGGTTTTTGGCCTGAAGATGGTGCGTTTGGGACTGGGACTTAGCGAAGGACCGTGTCCGGTGGGGCTGGCTTCGACGATTAATAACTGGTTCCCACCGAAAGAGAAAGCCACGGCAACGGGCGTTTACATTGCAGCCACCATGTTTGCGCCGATCATCGTACCGCCGCTGGCGGTGTGGATTGCGGTCACCTGGGGCTGGCGCTGGGTGTTTTTCTCCTTTGCGATCCCAGGAATTTTTGCTGCAATTGCCTGGTATCTGCTGGTGAAATCAAAACCTTCCGAGAGTGGTTTTGTTTCGCAAAGTGAACTGGATGAGATTAATGCCGGGCGTGATGAAAATAAAAGTGCCGAGCGCGAAAATATCCTTATTGCCGATAAATTTACCTGGCTCGATAAAATAATTCGCGTCAAAAAGATGGCGCCTATTGATACAGCAAAAGGCTTGTTTACCTCCAAAAATATTCTTGGCGACTGTCTGGCCTATTTTATGATGGTGAGTGTGCTGTATGGTTTATTAACATGGATCCCGCTGTATTTAGTCAAAGAACGTGGTTTTGATGTGATGAGCATGGGATTTGTGGCGAGTATGCCGTGCATCGGTGGTTTTATTGGCGCAATTGGCGGTGGATGGTTCTCTGATAAAGTCTTAGGACGTCGTCGTAAGCCGACCATGATGTTCACGGCTATCTCAACGGTCGTCATGATGTTAATTATGCTAAATATTCCGGCAAGTACCTGGGCCGTTTGCGTTGGGTTATTCTTTGTCGGTTTGTGTTTGAATATTGGTTGGCCTGCTTTTACCGCCTACGGTATGGCTGTTTCGGATACGAAAACATATCCGATCGCCTCTTCTATTATTAATAGCGGCGGCAACCTCGGCGGATTTGTTGCCCCAATGGCTGCGGGGTTCTTACTCGACCAAACTGGTAGCTTTAATTCAGTCTTCACCTATTTTGGTATCTGCGCCGCAATAGGTCTGGTGGTTATTTTATTTCTCGATGAACCACAGTAA
- a CDS encoding SDR family NAD(P)-dependent oxidoreductase translates to MLLKDKVAIITGAASVRGLGFATAKLFAENGAKVVIIDLNGEASKAAAAALGESHLGLAANVTDEVQVQAAIEQIMAKYGRVDVLVNNAGITQPLKLMDIKRANYDAVLDVSLRGTLLMSQAVIPTMRAQKSGSIVCISSVSAQRGGGIFGGPHYSAAKAGVLGLARAMARELGPDNVRVNCITPGLIQTDITAGKLTDEMTTNILAGIPMNRLGDAVDIARAALFLGSSLSSYSTGITLDVNGGMLIH, encoded by the coding sequence ATGTTATTAAAAGATAAAGTCGCCATTATTACGGGCGCGGCTTCCGTACGCGGTTTGGGTTTTGCAACAGCGAAATTATTTGCCGAAAACGGCGCCAAAGTAGTCATTATCGACCTCAATGGCGAAGCCAGTAAAGCCGCAGCTGCGGCATTAGGCGAAAGCCATCTTGGTCTCGCGGCAAACGTCACTGATGAAGTTCAGGTGCAGGCGGCGATTGAGCAAATTATGGCGAAATACGGTCGGGTTGACGTGCTGGTCAATAACGCAGGCATTACTCAGCCGCTGAAGCTAATGGATATTAAGCGCGCCAACTATGATGCGGTGCTGGACGTCAGCCTGCGCGGCACGTTGCTGATGTCGCAGGCGGTTATTCCGACTATGCGGGCACAAAAATCCGGCAGCATTGTTTGCATCTCTTCTGTTTCCGCCCAGCGCGGCGGCGGCATCTTCGGCGGCCCGCACTACAGCGCGGCAAAAGCTGGCGTGCTGGGGCTGGCGAGGGCGATGGCGCGTGAGCTGGGACCGGATAACGTCCGCGTCAACTGCATCACTCCGGGGCTGATTCAGACCGATATCACCGCCGGTAAGCTGACCGATGAAATGACCACCAATATTCTTGCCGGGATCCCGATGAATCGCCTTGGCGACGCCGTGGACATCGCGCGCGCCGCGCTGTTCCTGGGCAGCTCCCTCTCGTCCTACTCCACCGGTATTACCCTGGACGTCAACGGCGGCATGTTAATCCACTAA
- the hlyD gene encoding secretion protein HlyD, whose amino-acid sequence MKKPLIVVLLLLLMAAVIGGGWWWYQSSQQKALTLYGNVDIRTVNLSFRVGGRLASLSVDEGDAIKTGQTLGELDRAPYENALQQAQANVSTAQAQYDLMMAGYRSEEIAQAAAAVNQAQAAYAYAQNFYQRQLGLRKSSAISANDLENARSSRDQAQATLKSAQDKLRQYRAGNRPQEIAQAKASLEQAQAALAQAKLDLHDTTLTAPSDGTLMTRAVEPGSMLSAGGTVMTLSLTHPVWVRAYVDEKNLGQAQPGREVLLYTDSRPNQPYLGKIGFVSPVAEFTPKTVETPDLRTDLVYRLRIVVTDADGALRQGMPVTVAFSNGNGQ is encoded by the coding sequence ATGAAAAAACCGCTCATCGTTGTTCTACTGCTTCTCCTGATGGCTGCTGTGATTGGCGGCGGCTGGTGGTGGTATCAAAGCAGCCAGCAAAAAGCGCTCACCCTGTATGGCAACGTGGATATTCGTACCGTTAACCTGAGCTTCCGGGTGGGAGGACGGCTGGCGTCGCTAAGCGTCGATGAGGGCGATGCGATTAAAACCGGGCAAACGCTGGGCGAGTTGGATCGCGCCCCTTATGAAAATGCCCTCCAGCAGGCGCAGGCCAACGTTTCTACGGCCCAGGCGCAGTACGACCTGATGATGGCGGGCTATCGCTCGGAAGAAATTGCCCAGGCCGCCGCCGCGGTTAACCAGGCCCAGGCGGCTTACGCCTATGCGCAGAACTTCTATCAACGCCAGCTGGGGCTGCGTAAAAGCAGCGCTATCTCCGCGAATGACCTTGAGAACGCGCGCTCCTCACGCGACCAGGCACAGGCCACGCTGAAATCAGCCCAGGATAAACTGCGCCAGTACCGCGCCGGTAACCGTCCGCAAGAGATAGCCCAGGCCAAAGCCAGCCTCGAACAGGCTCAGGCCGCGCTCGCACAGGCGAAACTCGATCTGCACGATACCACGCTGACCGCGCCGTCCGACGGCACCCTGATGACCCGCGCCGTGGAGCCAGGCAGTATGCTCAGCGCAGGCGGCACGGTGATGACGCTATCATTAACCCATCCGGTTTGGGTACGCGCCTACGTCGATGAAAAAAATCTCGGCCAGGCCCAACCGGGGCGTGAAGTCTTGCTCTATACCGATAGCCGTCCGAATCAACCTTACCTTGGCAAAATCGGCTTTGTCTCTCCTGTGGCTGAATTTACACCGAAAACCGTCGAGACCCCGGACCTGCGCACCGACCTGGTTTATCGCCTGCGGATTGTGGTCACCGATGCCGACGGCGCGCTGCGTCAGGGGATGCCGGTGACCGTCGCTTTCAGCAATGGAAACGGCCAATGA
- a CDS encoding ABC transporter permease has product MTGIRRTPVSAKILAWRRVRALCVKETRQIVRDPSSWLIAVVIPLLLLFIFGYGINLDSSKLRVGVLLEQQSEEALDFVHTMTGSPYIDATISDNRQQLIQMMQAGRIRALVVVPVDFDQKMARPGDDAPIQLITDGSEPNTANFAQGYIEGIWQIWQQQRAEDRGETFEPLIDVQMRYWFNPAAISQHFIIPGAITIIMTVVGAILTSLVVAREWERGTMEALLSTEITRAELLLCKLIPYYFLGMLAMLLCMLVAVFILGVPFRGSLVILFFITSLFLLSTLGMGLLISTITRNQFNAAQVALNAAFLPSIMLSGFIFQIDSMPAVIRAVTYVIPARYFVSTLQSLFLAGNIPVVLLVNTMFLIASAVMFIGLTWIKTKRRLD; this is encoded by the coding sequence ATGACTGGGATAAGGAGAACGCCAGTGAGCGCTAAAATCCTGGCATGGCGGCGCGTGCGCGCCCTGTGCGTCAAGGAGACGCGGCAGATCGTCCGCGACCCCAGCAGTTGGCTGATTGCGGTGGTGATCCCGCTGCTGCTGCTGTTTATCTTTGGCTACGGTATTAACCTCGACTCCAGCAAACTGCGAGTCGGCGTGTTGCTGGAACAGCAGAGCGAAGAGGCGCTGGATTTCGTCCATACCATGACCGGTTCGCCCTATATCGACGCCACCATCAGCGACAATCGCCAGCAACTGATTCAAATGATGCAGGCCGGGCGGATCCGCGCGCTGGTGGTGGTGCCGGTGGATTTCGACCAGAAGATGGCCCGTCCCGGCGACGATGCGCCAATCCAGCTTATCACCGACGGCAGCGAACCGAATACCGCCAACTTCGCCCAGGGCTATATCGAAGGCATCTGGCAAATCTGGCAACAGCAACGGGCGGAAGATCGGGGTGAAACCTTCGAGCCGTTGATTGATGTGCAGATGCGCTATTGGTTTAACCCGGCCGCCATTAGCCAACATTTTATTATCCCCGGCGCGATTACTATCATCATGACGGTGGTCGGCGCGATCCTGACCTCGCTGGTGGTGGCTCGCGAATGGGAGCGCGGCACTATGGAGGCGCTGCTGTCGACCGAGATTACCCGCGCCGAGCTACTGCTGTGCAAGCTGATTCCTTACTACTTCCTCGGCATGCTGGCGATGCTGCTGTGCATGCTGGTAGCGGTGTTTATTCTCGGCGTGCCGTTTCGCGGTTCGCTGGTGATTCTGTTTTTTATCACCAGCCTGTTTCTGCTAAGCACGCTGGGAATGGGGCTGCTGATTTCCACCATTACCCGCAACCAGTTTAACGCCGCGCAGGTGGCGCTGAATGCCGCATTTCTGCCATCGATTATGCTATCCGGGTTTATTTTCCAGATAGACAGTATGCCAGCGGTGATCCGCGCGGTGACCTACGTGATCCCGGCGCGCTATTTTGTCAGCACCCTGCAAAGCCTTTTTTTGGCGGGCAATATTCCCGTAGTGCTGCTGGTGAACACGATGTTTTTAATCGCCTCAGCGGTAATGTTTATCGGCCTGACGTGGATAAAAACCAAGCGGCGTCTGGATTAA
- a CDS encoding ABC transporter permease has translation MFHRLWTLIRKELQSLLREPQTRAILIMPVLIQVLLFPFAATLEVTNATIAIYNEDSGKHAVELTQRFARAKAFTHVLLLKSPQEIRPTIDEQKALLVVRFPADFSRNLDTNQTAPLQLLLDGRNSNSAQIAANYLQQIVKNYQQDLLEGKAKPNNSELVVRNWYNPNLDYKWFVVPSLIAMITTIGVMIVTSLSVAREREQGTLDQLLVSPLATWQIFIGKAVPALIVATLQASIVLGIGIWAYQIPFAGSLLLFYFTMIVYGLSLVGFGLLISSLCSTQQQAFIGVFVFMMPAILLSGYVSPVENMPVWLQNLTWVNPIRHFTDITKQIYLKDASLEIVWGSLWPLLVIAATTGSAAYAMFRRKIA, from the coding sequence ATGTTTCATCGCTTATGGACACTAATCCGCAAAGAGCTGCAATCGCTGTTGCGCGAACCGCAGACGCGGGCGATTTTAATTATGCCGGTGCTGATTCAGGTACTGCTGTTTCCGTTCGCCGCCACGCTGGAGGTGACGAACGCCACCATCGCTATCTACAACGAAGATAGCGGCAAGCATGCGGTGGAGCTAACCCAGCGCTTCGCCCGCGCCAAAGCCTTCACCCATGTCCTGTTGCTGAAAAGCCCGCAGGAGATTAGACCCACCATCGATGAACAAAAAGCGCTGCTGGTCGTGCGCTTCCCGGCAGATTTCTCACGTAATCTCGACACGAACCAGACCGCCCCGCTCCAGCTTTTGCTCGACGGACGTAACTCCAACAGTGCGCAGATTGCCGCCAATTACCTCCAGCAGATCGTTAAAAACTATCAGCAGGATCTGCTGGAAGGTAAAGCGAAACCGAACAACAGCGAGCTGGTGGTGCGCAACTGGTATAACCCGAACCTCGACTATAAATGGTTCGTAGTGCCGTCGCTGATCGCCATGATCACCACCATCGGCGTGATGATCGTCACCTCGCTATCCGTTGCCCGCGAGCGTGAACAGGGCACGCTCGATCAGCTGCTGGTTTCACCACTGGCGACATGGCAGATTTTTATTGGCAAAGCGGTTCCTGCACTGATTGTCGCCACTCTTCAGGCGAGCATCGTACTGGGGATCGGCATCTGGGCCTATCAAATCCCCTTCGCCGGATCGCTGCTGCTGTTTTACTTTACGATGATTGTTTACGGATTGTCGCTGGTGGGATTCGGGCTGCTGATTTCATCGCTATGCTCTACGCAACAGCAGGCGTTTATCGGCGTGTTCGTCTTTATGATGCCGGCGATCCTACTGTCCGGATACGTTTCGCCAGTGGAGAATATGCCGGTATGGCTACAGAATTTAACGTGGGTAAACCCCATTCGTCACTTTACCGATATCACTAAGCAAATCTATCTGAAGGATGCGAGTCTGGAGATTGTGTGGGGAAGTTTGTGGCCGCTATTGGTCATAGCGGCCACTACCGGCTCAGCGGCGTATGCGATGTTCCGCAGAAAGATCGCGTAA
- a CDS encoding transketolase: MNMTESQKVAAAAWRIRRYALRMGEVQGQGYIGQALGYADVLATAFSHAMSYRPQDPEWEGRDRFLLSHGHYAIAYYAALLEAGIIPEEELETYGSDDSRLPMSGMATYTPAMEMSGGSLGQGLSIAVGMALGLRQKGSASWVYNSMSDGELDEGSTWEAAMSAAHYGLTNLINIVDVNKQQADGDSRKILGFEPLHEKWAAFGWYVQRVDGNDQAAVIAAFDNAKNHPGEQPRVILCDTLMGKGVPFLETRDKNHFIRVDADEWQKAIAVLDANKPEGVL; the protein is encoded by the coding sequence ATGAATATGACCGAATCACAAAAAGTTGCCGCAGCGGCGTGGCGTATCCGTCGCTATGCCCTGAGAATGGGCGAAGTTCAGGGGCAGGGCTATATTGGCCAGGCGTTGGGTTATGCCGATGTGCTGGCGACCGCGTTCAGCCATGCAATGAGTTATCGTCCGCAAGACCCTGAGTGGGAAGGGCGCGACCGCTTCCTGCTCTCTCACGGTCACTACGCCATCGCCTATTACGCGGCGCTGCTGGAGGCGGGAATTATCCCGGAAGAGGAGCTGGAAACCTACGGCTCCGATGATAGCCGCCTGCCGATGTCAGGAATGGCTACCTATACGCCAGCGATGGAGATGTCTGGCGGCTCTCTGGGACAAGGGCTGTCTATTGCCGTAGGAATGGCTCTGGGGCTGAGGCAAAAGGGAAGCGCGTCGTGGGTCTATAACTCGATGTCGGATGGTGAACTGGACGAAGGTTCAACCTGGGAAGCGGCGATGTCTGCGGCCCACTATGGGCTGACCAATCTGATTAACATCGTCGATGTGAACAAACAGCAAGCCGATGGCGATTCGCGCAAAATTCTCGGCTTTGAACCGCTACACGAGAAATGGGCCGCCTTCGGCTGGTACGTGCAGCGTGTGGACGGCAACGATCAGGCTGCGGTGATTGCCGCCTTTGACAACGCGAAAAACCATCCAGGCGAACAGCCGCGAGTCATTCTTTGCGACACGCTAATGGGTAAAGGCGTACCGTTCCTTGAAACCCGCGATAAGAACCATTTTATACGCGTCGATGCCGATGAATGGCAAAAAGCGATTGCGGTGCTGGATGCCAACAAACCGGAAGGAGTGCTGTAA
- a CDS encoding LysR substrate-binding domain-containing protein yields the protein MSQPLQNKSLPMPSLRNIQAFIEVADTGSLNLAAENLNITASAVSHQIASLEQYLGKKLFSRSSKGVILTTIGEKYLKEVSGALNIIGQATNQVINDIHQDYLRIHSAPSFGLLWLMPRLNKFRQTWPELKISLTCSYESIQFSRDNIDIDIRHGLSQWPTLVVKTIKNERVLPYTSLSYLASHNIQTIEDLLACDLIHSDSTLINWSNWLSWHKVRGWNKNFIFNFDRSYMSIEAARMGMGIILESNLLAGQNINQQHLTAVFTNDVSMPVNAHHFVLPHTNEQKEKVKIFFNWVSEELSREGFYI from the coding sequence ATGAGTCAACCGCTTCAAAATAAAAGCTTGCCAATGCCATCGTTACGCAATATTCAGGCATTTATTGAAGTAGCCGATACCGGTAGTCTCAATCTGGCAGCAGAAAATCTCAACATTACGGCCTCAGCAGTAAGTCACCAGATAGCCAGCCTGGAACAGTATTTGGGAAAGAAGCTGTTTTCTCGCAGCAGTAAAGGGGTGATATTAACCACTATTGGTGAAAAATATCTTAAAGAGGTTTCCGGGGCATTAAATATTATTGGTCAGGCCACTAATCAGGTGATTAATGATATCCACCAGGATTATTTGCGTATTCACTCAGCACCCAGCTTTGGCTTATTATGGCTCATGCCCCGTCTTAATAAATTTCGCCAGACCTGGCCTGAACTCAAGATTAGCCTGACCTGCTCTTATGAAAGCATTCAGTTTTCTCGCGATAATATTGACATCGATATTCGCCACGGGCTTTCGCAGTGGCCAACCCTGGTGGTCAAAACGATAAAGAATGAGCGCGTGCTCCCTTATACATCATTATCTTATTTAGCTAGCCATAATATACAGACCATCGAAGACTTACTGGCCTGCGATCTTATTCATTCAGATAGCACGTTGATCAACTGGAGCAACTGGTTGTCCTGGCACAAGGTTCGCGGCTGGAATAAAAACTTTATATTCAATTTCGACCGTTCATATATGAGCATTGAGGCGGCGCGTATGGGGATGGGCATTATTCTGGAAAGCAATCTGCTGGCCGGGCAGAACATTAACCAGCAGCATCTGACCGCCGTTTTTACCAACGATGTGAGTATGCCGGTTAACGCCCATCACTTCGTTTTACCGCACACCAACGAGCAAAAAGAGAAAGTGAAGATCTTCTTTAATTGGGTCTCTGAAGAGCTGAGTCGAGAAGGATTTTATATTTAA
- a CDS encoding ATP-binding cassette domain-containing protein → MSEDVITLRGLTRRFAGMDRPAVAPLDCTIHSGYVTGLVGPDGAGKTTLMRMLAGLLKADSGSAQVIGFDPIADDSALHAVLGYMPQKFGLYEDLTVMENLTLYADLRSVTGEAREKTFARLLEFTSLGPFTGRLAGKLSGGMKQKLGLACTLVGEPKVLLLDEPGVGVDPISRRELWQMVHELAGDGMLILWSTSYLDEAEQCRDVLLMNEGQLLYQGAPKELTQTMAGRSFLISSTEENNRRLLQRALKLPQVSDGVIQGKSVRLILKKEANIREVQNAADMAPLEVAETAPRFEDAFIDLLGGAGTAESPLGKIIHTVEGSHDDTVIEAQTLTKKFGDFAATDHVDFQVKRGEIFGLLGPNGAGKSTTFKMMCGLLVPTSGKALVLGMDLKVSSGKARQHLGYMAQKFSLYGNLTVEQNLRFFSGVYGLRGKAQNEKIASMSEAFGLKSIARQAADDLPLGYKQRLALACSLMHEPDILFLDEPTSGVDPLTRREFWLHINSMVDKGVTVMVTTHFMDEAEYCDRIGLVYRGKLIASGTPDDLKAMAADDEQPDPTMEQAFITLIHDWDKENASER, encoded by the coding sequence ATGAGCGAAGACGTTATCACGCTGCGCGGTCTCACCCGGCGTTTCGCCGGCATGGACCGCCCGGCCGTCGCGCCGCTGGACTGCACCATTCACTCCGGCTATGTGACCGGGCTGGTTGGCCCCGATGGCGCAGGGAAAACCACCCTGATGCGTATGCTCGCCGGCTTGCTCAAAGCCGACAGCGGCAGCGCACAGGTCATTGGTTTTGACCCCATTGCCGACGATAGCGCCCTGCACGCGGTGCTCGGTTATATGCCGCAGAAATTTGGCCTGTATGAAGATCTGACGGTGATGGAAAACCTGACCCTCTACGCCGACCTGCGCAGCGTCACCGGCGAAGCACGGGAAAAAACCTTCGCCCGGCTGCTGGAGTTTACCTCTTTGGGCCCCTTTACTGGCCGTCTGGCGGGTAAACTCTCCGGCGGTATGAAGCAGAAACTCGGCCTCGCCTGTACCCTCGTCGGTGAACCGAAAGTGCTGCTGCTGGACGAACCCGGCGTCGGCGTTGACCCCATCTCACGCCGCGAACTGTGGCAAATGGTCCACGAGCTGGCGGGCGATGGGATGCTGATCCTCTGGAGCACCTCCTATCTCGACGAAGCCGAACAGTGCCGCGACGTGCTGCTGATGAACGAAGGACAGCTGTTGTATCAGGGCGCGCCCAAAGAGCTGACGCAGACCATGGCTGGACGCAGCTTTTTGATCTCCAGCACCGAGGAAAATAACCGCCGCCTGCTACAACGGGCGCTGAAGCTGCCGCAGGTGAGCGATGGCGTGATTCAGGGCAAATCGGTGCGCCTGATCCTCAAAAAAGAGGCCAATATCCGCGAAGTGCAAAACGCAGCCGACATGGCGCCGCTGGAGGTAGCTGAAACCGCGCCGCGCTTTGAAGATGCGTTCATCGACCTGCTGGGCGGCGCGGGTACGGCTGAATCGCCGCTGGGGAAAATTATCCACACCGTGGAAGGCTCCCATGACGACACGGTGATTGAAGCGCAAACCCTGACCAAAAAATTTGGTGATTTTGCCGCCACCGACCACGTCGATTTTCAGGTCAAGCGTGGAGAAATCTTCGGACTCCTCGGCCCTAACGGCGCGGGCAAGTCCACCACCTTTAAGATGATGTGCGGCCTGCTGGTCCCCACCTCCGGCAAAGCGCTGGTGCTGGGGATGGACCTCAAAGTCAGCTCTGGCAAGGCACGCCAGCATCTGGGCTATATGGCACAGAAATTTTCGCTGTATGGCAACCTCACCGTTGAGCAGAACCTGCGCTTTTTCTCCGGCGTTTATGGCCTGCGCGGCAAAGCGCAGAACGAAAAAATCGCCAGCATGAGCGAGGCATTTGGCCTGAAAAGTATCGCCAGGCAGGCCGCCGACGACCTGCCGCTCGGCTATAAGCAGCGCCTGGCGCTGGCCTGTTCGCTGATGCATGAGCCGGATATTCTGTTTCTGGACGAGCCAACTTCGGGCGTCGATCCCCTCACCCGCCGGGAGTTCTGGCTGCATATCAACAGCATGGTGGATAAGGGAGTGACGGTAATGGTCACCACCCACTTTATGGATGAGGCGGAGTATTGCGACCGTATTGGTCTGGTCTATCGCGGCAAACTTATCGCCAGCGGCACGCCGGACGATCTCAAAGCAATGGCGGCGGATGATGAACAGCCTGACCCGACGATGGAACAGGCATTTATTACCCTCATCCATGACTGGGATAAGGAGAACGCCAGTGAGCGCTAA
- the cecR gene encoding transcriptional regulator CecR, producing MTTTPITSKGEQAKSQLIAAAIAQFGEYGQHATTRDIAAQAGQNIAAITYYFGSKDDLYLACAQWIADFIGNNFRPHAQAAEELLAQPAADKAAMRTLILRACQNMILLLTQEDTVNLSKFISREQLSPTPAYQLIHDQVIAPLHCHLTRLIAAYTGLNADTTQMILHTHALLGEVLAFRLVRETVLRRAGWAEFDQEKTEQIIQVITCHVDFVLQGLSQRSLES from the coding sequence ATGACAACGACCCCCATTACCAGCAAAGGCGAGCAGGCGAAAAGCCAGCTTATCGCCGCCGCTATCGCCCAGTTCGGCGAATACGGTCAGCACGCCACCACCCGCGATATCGCCGCCCAGGCCGGGCAGAATATCGCCGCTATCACCTACTATTTCGGTTCGAAGGACGATTTGTACCTCGCCTGCGCCCAGTGGATTGCCGACTTTATCGGCAATAATTTTCGCCCCCATGCGCAGGCGGCAGAGGAACTGCTGGCCCAGCCCGCTGCGGATAAAGCCGCAATGCGCACTCTGATTCTACGCGCCTGCCAGAATATGATTTTACTGCTGACCCAGGAAGACACGGTCAATTTGAGCAAATTCATCTCCCGCGAGCAGTTGTCGCCGACACCCGCCTATCAGCTCATCCACGACCAGGTCATTGCTCCACTACACTGCCACCTAACCCGTTTAATCGCCGCTTATACCGGCCTTAACGCAGACACCACGCAAATGATCCTTCACACCCACGCGCTGCTGGGGGAAGTTCTCGCGTTTCGTCTTGTTCGGGAAACGGTGCTGCGTCGCGCCGGTTGGGCCGAGTTTGATCAAGAAAAAACCGAGCAAATCATTCAGGTCATCACCTGCCACGTTGATTTCGTTCTGCAAGGATTATCGCAAAGGAGTCTGGAGTCATGA
- a CDS encoding transketolase family protein has product MSQTTQKPRLKTSAMIASIADEDQVTVPAPFGVALSKLAAQRPEIVGMTADLSKYTDLHIFAQAFPDRFFQMGMAEQLLMGAAGGMAKEGFIPFATTYAAFATRRAYDFIHQVIAEEHLNVKICAALPGLTTGYGPSHQATEDLAIMRGIPGMVIVDPCDALEIEQAVPAIADHNGPVYMRLLRGRVPLVLDKYDYQFELGKAKLLEDGNDVLIISSGLMTMRALETVEKLRADNISVAVLHVPTIKPLDEKAIIEQASKPGRLVVTAENHTSVGGLGEAVAALLMRKGVRCELDTVGLPDEFLLAGALPTLHDRYGISTAMMVEKIKYRLR; this is encoded by the coding sequence ATGAGCCAGACTACTCAGAAACCCCGTTTAAAAACGTCTGCAATGATCGCTTCCATTGCCGATGAAGATCAGGTGACTGTTCCTGCTCCGTTTGGTGTCGCGCTCTCGAAGCTGGCGGCACAACGCCCGGAAATCGTCGGTATGACCGCCGACTTGTCGAAGTATACCGACCTGCATATTTTCGCCCAGGCCTTTCCGGATCGCTTCTTCCAGATGGGGATGGCGGAACAGCTGCTGATGGGTGCCGCTGGGGGAATGGCGAAAGAGGGATTCATCCCTTTCGCCACCACCTACGCCGCTTTTGCCACCCGCCGGGCCTATGATTTTATCCATCAGGTTATCGCCGAAGAGCATCTGAACGTGAAAATTTGCGCGGCGTTGCCGGGTCTCACCACCGGTTACGGGCCAAGTCATCAGGCAACGGAAGACCTGGCGATTATGCGCGGCATCCCCGGTATGGTGATAGTTGACCCTTGTGATGCGCTGGAGATAGAACAGGCAGTACCAGCGATCGCCGATCATAACGGCCCGGTTTATATGCGCCTGCTGCGCGGCAGGGTACCGCTGGTGCTGGATAAATATGACTATCAGTTCGAACTGGGCAAAGCGAAGCTGCTGGAGGATGGTAACGATGTGCTGATTATATCTTCCGGGCTGATGACCATGCGCGCTCTTGAAACGGTGGAGAAACTGCGCGCCGACAATATCAGCGTGGCGGTGCTGCACGTGCCGACAATCAAACCACTTGATGAAAAAGCGATTATTGAGCAAGCCTCGAAGCCAGGCCGTCTGGTGGTCACTGCGGAAAACCACACCTCAGTCGGTGGGTTGGGAGAAGCGGTCGCTGCGCTGCTGATGCGTAAAGGCGTGCGCTGCGAGCTGGATACGGTTGGCCTGCCCGACGAGTTCCTGCTGGCTGGTGCGCTGCCGACGCTACATGACCGCTATGGTATTTCCACCGCCATGATGGTTGAAAAAATCAAATATCGTCTGCGTTAA